In the genome of Thunnus maccoyii chromosome 15, fThuMac1.1, whole genome shotgun sequence, one region contains:
- the LOC121913100 gene encoding zinc finger protein 385D-like isoform X1 translates to MYFGNVCHSVLPPLARTTLGRTQPSPDPKPLLPFHLLPGFTDMDHVHKALIGPGFRLSSPLKRKPSSCGVCRLRFNSEAQASSHYSGTKHAKRLKSLDAPDSKIRTSEPVTKETTSQILSSPCSQPSSFDTTSGEPSAPNPTSEAAPSSGGPNETVKVPSNPSLSPCPSMTEKETPKDGDVEVAPEETEEEKAIRLLYCSLCKVAVNSASQLQAHNSGTKHKTMLEARSGDGAIKSFPRTGVKAKLAAPSELSTGLQNKTFHCEICDVHVNSETQLKQHISSRRHKDRAAGKPAKPKFSPYTPTQRHQSFQAIRLALQKSQDLTKPLASCVLQRQLSVVTAAAMATLPPFPVRPASSSSPALFHSQPLPQALLHPAPGPICSTHSPVLFSPY, encoded by the exons ATGTATTTCG GCAATGTGTGTCACAGTGTTCTGCCACCGCTGGCTCGAACCACGCTGGGCAGGACTCAGCCCTCCCCAGACCCGaaacccctcctccccttccaccTGCTGCCTGGATTCACTGAC ATGGATCATGTCCATAAAGCTCTGATTGGCCCAGGATTCAGGCTAAGCTCACCGCTGAAGAGGAAGCCCAGTTCCTGTGGAGTCTGCCGACTGAGGTTCAACTCTGAG GCACAGGCTTCTTCCCATTATAGTGGCACCAAACATGCGAAAAGGCTGAAATCTCTGGATGCTCCAGATTCTAAGATCAGGACCTCTGAACCGGTCACCAAGGAAACCACATCTCAAATCCTCTCATCACCCTGCTCACAGCCCTCCAGCTTTGACACAACATCAGGag AGCCCTCAGCCCCAAACCCTACCTCAGAGGCGGCACCGTCAAGCGGCGGACCCAATGAAACTGTGAAAGTGCCGTCCAACCCCTCCCTGTCACCCTGCCCAAGtatgacagagaaagaaacaccAAAAGACGGAGACGTAGAGGTGGCTCCAGAGGAGACGGAAGAAGAGAAAGCTATACGCCTTCTCTACTGCTCACTCTGTAAAGTGGCTGTCAACTCCGCCTCCCAGCTCCAAGCCCACAACAGTG GCACTAAACACAAGACAATGTTGGAGGCGAGAAGTGGTGACGGAGCCATCAAGTCCTTTCCGAGGACGGGAGTCAAGGCCAAGTTGGCTGCGCCGTCTGAGTTGTCAACTGGACTCCAGAATAAAACTTTCCACTGTGAGATCTGTGATGTGCATGTCAACTCTGAGACTCAACTCAAACAG CACATTAGCAGTAGGAGACACAAGGACAGAGCAGCAGGTAAACCAGCCAAGCCGAAGTTCAGCCCCTACACTCCCACCCAGCGTCACCAGAGTTTCCAGGCA ATTCGTCTGGCTCTACAGAAGAGCCAAGACCTGACCAAACCTCTGGCCTCGTGTGTCCTACAACGTCAGCTTTCTGTTGTCACCGCCGCCGCCATGGCAACGCTACCCCCTTTCCCTGTCAGGCCCGCCTCAAGCTCGAGCCCCGCCCTATTTCACAGTCAGCCCCTCCCCCAGGCCCTGCTGCATCCGGCCCCTGGGCCCATCTGTTCAACACACTCGCCGGTTCTGTTTTCCCCCTACTGA
- the LOC121913100 gene encoding zinc finger protein 385D-like isoform X2 — protein sequence MDHVHKALIGPGFRLSSPLKRKPSSCGVCRLRFNSEAQASSHYSGTKHAKRLKSLDAPDSKIRTSEPVTKETTSQILSSPCSQPSSFDTTSGEPSAPNPTSEAAPSSGGPNETVKVPSNPSLSPCPSMTEKETPKDGDVEVAPEETEEEKAIRLLYCSLCKVAVNSASQLQAHNSGTKHKTMLEARSGDGAIKSFPRTGVKAKLAAPSELSTGLQNKTFHCEICDVHVNSETQLKQHISSRRHKDRAAGKPAKPKFSPYTPTQRHQSFQAIRLALQKSQDLTKPLASCVLQRQLSVVTAAAMATLPPFPVRPASSSSPALFHSQPLPQALLHPAPGPICSTHSPVLFSPY from the exons ATGGATCATGTCCATAAAGCTCTGATTGGCCCAGGATTCAGGCTAAGCTCACCGCTGAAGAGGAAGCCCAGTTCCTGTGGAGTCTGCCGACTGAGGTTCAACTCTGAG GCACAGGCTTCTTCCCATTATAGTGGCACCAAACATGCGAAAAGGCTGAAATCTCTGGATGCTCCAGATTCTAAGATCAGGACCTCTGAACCGGTCACCAAGGAAACCACATCTCAAATCCTCTCATCACCCTGCTCACAGCCCTCCAGCTTTGACACAACATCAGGag AGCCCTCAGCCCCAAACCCTACCTCAGAGGCGGCACCGTCAAGCGGCGGACCCAATGAAACTGTGAAAGTGCCGTCCAACCCCTCCCTGTCACCCTGCCCAAGtatgacagagaaagaaacaccAAAAGACGGAGACGTAGAGGTGGCTCCAGAGGAGACGGAAGAAGAGAAAGCTATACGCCTTCTCTACTGCTCACTCTGTAAAGTGGCTGTCAACTCCGCCTCCCAGCTCCAAGCCCACAACAGTG GCACTAAACACAAGACAATGTTGGAGGCGAGAAGTGGTGACGGAGCCATCAAGTCCTTTCCGAGGACGGGAGTCAAGGCCAAGTTGGCTGCGCCGTCTGAGTTGTCAACTGGACTCCAGAATAAAACTTTCCACTGTGAGATCTGTGATGTGCATGTCAACTCTGAGACTCAACTCAAACAG CACATTAGCAGTAGGAGACACAAGGACAGAGCAGCAGGTAAACCAGCCAAGCCGAAGTTCAGCCCCTACACTCCCACCCAGCGTCACCAGAGTTTCCAGGCA ATTCGTCTGGCTCTACAGAAGAGCCAAGACCTGACCAAACCTCTGGCCTCGTGTGTCCTACAACGTCAGCTTTCTGTTGTCACCGCCGCCGCCATGGCAACGCTACCCCCTTTCCCTGTCAGGCCCGCCTCAAGCTCGAGCCCCGCCCTATTTCACAGTCAGCCCCTCCCCCAGGCCCTGCTGCATCCGGCCCCTGGGCCCATCTGTTCAACACACTCGCCGGTTCTGTTTTCCCCCTACTGA